In one window of Bos mutus isolate GX-2022 chromosome 13, NWIPB_WYAK_1.1, whole genome shotgun sequence DNA:
- the GINS1 gene encoding DNA replication complex GINS protein PSF1 isoform X2 — protein sequence MKALYEQNQSDVNEAKSSGRGDLIPTIKFRHCSLLRNQRCTVAYLYDRLLRIRALRWEYGSVLPSALRFHMSAEEMDWFNRYKKSLATYMRSLGGDEGLDITQDMKPPKSLYIEVRCLKDYGEFEVEDGTSVLLKKNSQHFLPRWKCEQLIRQGILEHVLS from the exons ATGAAAGCTTTATACGAGCAAAACCAATCTGATGT AAATgaagcaaagtcaagtggacgaGGTGATCTGATACCAACCATCAAGTTTCGACACTGTTCTTTGCTAAGAAATCAGCGctgcactgtagcctacct GTATGACCGGCTGCTTCGGATTAGAGCACTCAGGTGGGAATATGGCAGTGTCTTGCCAAGTGCTTTACGATTTCACATGTCTGCTGAAGAA ATGGACTGGTTCAATCGTTATAAAAAGTCCCTTGCTACCTACATGAGGTCATTGGGAGGAGACGAAGGTTTGGACATCACACAGGATATGAAACCCCCAAAAAGCCTATATATAGAA gTGCGGTGTCTAAAAGACTACGGAGAATTTGAAGTTGAGGATGGTACTTcagtgctattaaaaaaaaatagccag caCTTTTTACCTCGGTGGAAGTGTGAGCAGCTGATTAGACAAGGCATTCTGGAGCACGTGCTGTCATGA
- the GINS1 gene encoding DNA replication complex GINS protein PSF1 isoform X1, translating to MFCEKAMELVRELHRAAEGRLPAFNEDGLRQVLEEMKALYEQNQSDVNEAKSSGRGDLIPTIKFRHCSLLRNQRCTVAYLYDRLLRIRALRWEYGSVLPSALRFHMSAEEMDWFNRYKKSLATYMRSLGGDEGLDITQDMKPPKSLYIEVRCLKDYGEFEVEDGTSVLLKKNSQHFLPRWKCEQLIRQGILEHVLS from the exons ATGTTCTGCGAGAAGGCCATGGAGCTGGTCCGGGAGCTGCACCGCGCGGCCGAGGGAAGGCTGCCTGCTTTCAAC GAAGATGGACTGAGGCAAGTTCTGGAGGAGATGAAAGCTTTATACGAGCAAAACCAATCTGATGT AAATgaagcaaagtcaagtggacgaGGTGATCTGATACCAACCATCAAGTTTCGACACTGTTCTTTGCTAAGAAATCAGCGctgcactgtagcctacct GTATGACCGGCTGCTTCGGATTAGAGCACTCAGGTGGGAATATGGCAGTGTCTTGCCAAGTGCTTTACGATTTCACATGTCTGCTGAAGAA ATGGACTGGTTCAATCGTTATAAAAAGTCCCTTGCTACCTACATGAGGTCATTGGGAGGAGACGAAGGTTTGGACATCACACAGGATATGAAACCCCCAAAAAGCCTATATATAGAA gTGCGGTGTCTAAAAGACTACGGAGAATTTGAAGTTGAGGATGGTACTTcagtgctattaaaaaaaaatagccag caCTTTTTACCTCGGTGGAAGTGTGAGCAGCTGATTAGACAAGGCATTCTGGAGCACGTGCTGTCATGA